One Sagittula stellata E-37 genomic window carries:
- a CDS encoding glycosyltransferase has protein sequence MTPVDTPVDVVLIGRNEGDRLKAALASVAGQARQIVYVDSGSTDGSVAAAQDAGAKVVNLDMTRPFSAARARNAGFDALDAPEYVQFIDGDCALVPGYLDAARSFLDENPGTGMVTGWRSEIHRDASVYNQLCDWEWRRPAGEIAACGGDMMVRAGLWRDVGGMKPEVIASEDEEICVRFRKAGWTLYRIPHEMTRHDAAMTRFGQWWSRAVRTGHGFAQVGYLHPEYFFVERRRVLIYGLALPLLFLAGLLTTLWLSAAVLAVYALNYVRTAQGLIRDGLPAAQAWRHSLFLTLSKIPNLIGMARFHTRRVRRSDMRIIEYK, from the coding sequence ATGACCCCCGTGGATACACCCGTCGATGTCGTTCTGATCGGCCGCAACGAAGGCGACAGGCTGAAAGCCGCTCTGGCCTCCGTCGCCGGGCAGGCGCGGCAGATCGTCTATGTCGATTCCGGCTCCACCGACGGCAGCGTGGCCGCGGCGCAGGACGCGGGCGCAAAAGTCGTCAACCTCGACATGACCCGCCCCTTCTCTGCCGCCCGCGCCCGCAACGCGGGTTTCGACGCGCTCGATGCGCCCGAATACGTGCAGTTCATCGACGGCGACTGTGCGCTGGTGCCCGGCTACCTCGACGCCGCGCGCAGCTTTCTGGACGAGAACCCCGGCACCGGCATGGTCACCGGCTGGCGGTCCGAGATCCACCGCGACGCCTCGGTCTACAACCAGCTTTGCGACTGGGAATGGCGCCGCCCCGCCGGAGAGATCGCGGCCTGCGGCGGTGACATGATGGTGCGGGCCGGCCTCTGGCGCGACGTGGGCGGCATGAAGCCCGAGGTCATCGCCAGCGAAGACGAAGAAATCTGCGTGCGCTTCCGCAAGGCGGGCTGGACGCTCTACCGCATCCCGCACGAGATGACGCGCCACGACGCCGCCATGACCCGTTTCGGCCAATGGTGGTCCCGCGCGGTGCGCACAGGTCACGGCTTTGCACAGGTCGGCTACCTGCATCCGGAGTACTTCTTCGTCGAACGCCGCCGCGTGCTGATCTACGGCCTTGCACTGCCGCTGCTTTTCCTCGCGGGCCTGCTGACGACCCTCTGGCTGTCTGCCGCGGTCCTCGCCGTCTACGCGCTGAATTACGTGCGCACCGCGCAGGGGCTGATCCGCGACGGGCTGCCTGCGGCGCAGGCTTGGCGGCACAGCCTGTTTCTCACCCTGTCCAAGATTCCAAACCTCATCGGCATGGCCCGGTTCCACACGCGACGCGTGCGGCGATCGGACATGCGCATAATCGAGTACAAGTAG
- a CDS encoding NAD-dependent epimerase/dehydratase family protein translates to MRPDGADAMGALMAIAVTGASGYVGRACVAEARRRGHPVLAVTRSAPPADWAQDAGITALQLDLTAPEAAERLTGALADGSALIHAAAHLGDDPQALARDTLLANRAVHAAWVAKAPRLVLISSLAVYDTDRLHPGDALTESSALIPLPDASLRGARDPYAGAKRLQEAMFLFDERLDDDWILRPGAIWGPGRSWHALQGFWASKLFVTIGSEGELPLAHVDHVAGVALHCAKTAPVDVSVLNVFDDDRPTRARFLRAHRRAYGWPRFNVTVPYGAWMALVRLLKPLAHRLPGLFREPILRARMMPLRYPNAALRSALPGEDTESFEGTMARTREAET, encoded by the coding sequence ATGCGCCCCGATGGAGCCGATGCCATGGGCGCGCTGATGGCCATCGCCGTGACCGGCGCCAGCGGCTATGTCGGGCGCGCCTGCGTGGCAGAGGCGCGGCGGCGCGGCCATCCGGTGCTGGCTGTCACCCGCAGCGCGCCTCCGGCGGACTGGGCACAGGACGCGGGCATCACCGCGCTGCAACTGGATCTGACCGCGCCGGAGGCGGCCGAGCGGCTGACCGGTGCGCTGGCCGACGGCAGCGCCCTGATCCATGCGGCGGCCCATCTGGGCGACGATCCGCAGGCGCTGGCCCGGGACACGTTGCTGGCCAACCGTGCGGTCCATGCGGCCTGGGTGGCAAAGGCGCCGCGGCTTGTGCTGATCTCATCGCTTGCGGTCTACGACACCGACCGGCTGCACCCCGGCGATGCGCTGACCGAATCGAGCGCGCTGATCCCCCTGCCCGACGCCAGCCTGCGCGGCGCGCGCGATCCCTATGCCGGGGCGAAACGCCTTCAGGAGGCGATGTTTCTGTTCGACGAGCGCCTCGACGACGACTGGATTCTGCGCCCGGGCGCGATCTGGGGACCGGGGCGGTCCTGGCACGCGCTTCAGGGCTTCTGGGCGTCGAAGCTGTTTGTCACCATCGGCTCGGAGGGCGAGCTGCCTCTGGCCCATGTCGACCATGTCGCCGGCGTGGCCCTGCACTGCGCCAAGACGGCCCCTGTCGACGTGTCGGTCCTGAACGTCTTCGACGACGACCGGCCCACACGCGCGCGTTTCCTCAGGGCGCATCGCCGCGCCTATGGCTGGCCCCGCTTCAACGTGACCGTGCCCTACGGCGCATGGATGGCATTGGTGCGCCTACTGAAACCCCTGGCCCATCGTCTGCCCGGCCTCTTCCGCGAACCGATCCTGCGGGCAAGGATGATGCCGCTGCGCTATCCCAACGCCGCGTTGCGCAGTGCCCTTCCGGGTGAAGACACCGAAAGTTTCGAGGGCACGATGGCCCGCACGCGGGAGGCCGAGACATGA
- a CDS encoding GumC family protein, translated as MSQFQSVGEVFAALRRRAWVILGIFLVGCVISVDYALMQQKVYEATAVVQIEDARVTSTATGTAADANEASRRLQLIEQRLMSRDNLVSLMDKYDLFAEDPALNDGERIYMMRQAARITPITRPGPTFSAAAQAPSGLMISVMLPDPEKAAVVANDLMTKVIAESRDRSAEQASETLAFYQTEEARVDAEIVALEDRIADYKKANSAQLPAGVAALRTELTTLRETELDLSQEIITIQGDTARKRPEDLARQVAQLEDQRALVAARATEIEGQIASAPEVERQLGQLEREMDRLKDQYSVITRGKAEAEMGQALQDRQAAGRYEVLETALVPDDPVTSSRKKIAGMGAVASLIAGLIVALVFEIMNPAIRTQKQMERVLGIQPVVVIPVISTRRDRTWGGLKFLAKALGIVALVGGVAAWLTKISGLGALFGGGAPRRAVRG; from the coding sequence ATGAGCCAGTTTCAATCTGTCGGAGAGGTATTCGCCGCCCTGCGCCGTCGCGCCTGGGTGATCCTCGGCATCTTCCTTGTCGGGTGCGTGATCTCGGTCGATTACGCGCTCATGCAGCAGAAGGTCTACGAGGCGACCGCCGTGGTCCAGATCGAGGACGCCCGCGTCACGAGCACCGCCACGGGCACCGCCGCCGACGCCAATGAAGCGTCGCGCCGGCTGCAACTGATCGAGCAGCGGCTGATGTCCCGGGACAACCTCGTGAGCCTGATGGACAAGTACGACCTCTTTGCCGAAGATCCGGCGCTCAACGATGGCGAGCGCATCTACATGATGCGGCAGGCCGCGCGCATCACCCCGATCACCCGCCCCGGACCGACCTTCTCCGCTGCCGCGCAGGCGCCCTCGGGGCTGATGATATCCGTCATGCTGCCCGATCCGGAGAAGGCCGCCGTCGTGGCCAACGACCTGATGACCAAGGTCATCGCCGAATCCCGCGACCGGTCGGCCGAGCAGGCGAGCGAGACGCTGGCCTTCTACCAGACCGAGGAAGCCCGCGTGGATGCAGAGATCGTCGCGCTGGAAGACCGCATCGCCGACTACAAGAAGGCCAACTCCGCGCAGTTGCCCGCCGGTGTCGCCGCACTGCGCACCGAGCTGACGACGCTGCGCGAGACGGAGCTGGACCTGTCGCAGGAGATCATCACGATCCAGGGCGATACCGCCCGCAAGCGGCCGGAAGATCTGGCCCGGCAGGTTGCCCAGCTTGAGGACCAGCGCGCGCTGGTTGCCGCCCGCGCGACCGAGATCGAGGGGCAGATCGCCTCTGCCCCGGAGGTCGAGCGCCAGCTTGGCCAGCTGGAGCGCGAAATGGACCGTCTGAAGGACCAGTACAGCGTGATCACCCGCGGCAAGGCCGAGGCGGAGATGGGCCAGGCGTTGCAGGATCGGCAGGCCGCGGGCCGCTACGAAGTGCTTGAGACCGCGCTGGTGCCGGACGATCCGGTCACCTCCAGCCGCAAGAAGATCGCCGGAATGGGCGCCGTCGCCAGCCTGATCGCCGGTCTGATCGTGGCGCTTGTGTTCGAGATCATGAACCCCGCGATCCGCACCCAGAAACAGATGGAGCGTGTGCTGGGCATTCAGCCGGTTGTCGTTATCCCGGTGATCTCGACCCGCCGCGACCGGACGTGGGGCGGCCTGAAGTTCCTGGCCAAGGCCCTGGGCATCGTCGCGCTGGTCGGCGGTGTGGCGGCCTGGCTGACGAAGATCTCAGGCCTGGGCGCGCTGTTCGGCGGCGGGGCACCGCGCCGCGCCGTTCGGGGCTGA
- a CDS encoding Gfo/Idh/MocA family protein — protein MTDRVLLLGCGFVADLYARSLATFPGIEVAGVYDIDTARLTAFCAHWNMPAAASFEGLLAMAPGALVLNLTNPGTHFGTSRACLEAGHPVYSEKPLAMTLEDAKALHALAAEKGLALASAPCSALGEAAQTLGHALRRNLAGTPRAIYAELDDGFIPQAAYDKWLSESGAPWPAEDEFRVGCTLEHAGYYLTWLISWFGPVRRVVAASAETVPPADKGGGGPYAPDVSVAVLYFENGPVVRLTCSIVAPHDHGIRIVGDAGVLSCKAAWDNEAKVRFARRLTLRRRLLEHPFPSRVKLPGPTHPKVKRWGAAAMNFMLGPAEVLDARREGRPCRMSNDFALHLTEVTLAIQNAREGAAVDMTTRCAPMEPMPWAR, from the coding sequence ATGACGGACAGGGTTCTTCTGCTCGGCTGCGGATTCGTGGCCGATCTTTATGCGCGTTCGCTCGCCACTTTTCCGGGGATCGAGGTCGCCGGGGTCTACGACATCGACACGGCGCGGCTGACGGCGTTCTGCGCGCATTGGAACATGCCCGCCGCCGCCTCCTTCGAGGGGCTCCTGGCCATGGCGCCGGGGGCGCTGGTGCTGAACCTCACCAACCCCGGCACGCATTTCGGGACGTCGCGCGCCTGCCTGGAGGCCGGGCACCCGGTCTATTCGGAGAAGCCGCTGGCCATGACGCTGGAGGACGCGAAGGCCCTGCACGCCCTGGCTGCGGAGAAGGGTCTGGCACTGGCGTCCGCGCCCTGTTCGGCGCTGGGCGAGGCGGCGCAGACGCTTGGACATGCCCTGCGCCGCAACCTGGCCGGCACGCCGCGCGCGATCTACGCAGAACTCGACGACGGGTTCATTCCGCAGGCGGCCTACGACAAGTGGCTGTCGGAGTCCGGCGCGCCCTGGCCGGCGGAGGACGAATTCCGTGTCGGCTGCACGCTGGAGCACGCGGGCTATTACCTGACATGGCTGATATCGTGGTTCGGGCCGGTGCGCCGCGTCGTGGCCGCCAGCGCCGAGACGGTCCCGCCCGCCGACAAGGGCGGCGGCGGCCCCTATGCGCCCGATGTCTCGGTCGCGGTGCTGTATTTCGAGAACGGGCCGGTGGTGCGGCTGACCTGCTCCATCGTCGCGCCGCACGACCACGGCATCCGCATCGTGGGCGACGCAGGCGTGCTGTCCTGCAAGGCCGCCTGGGACAACGAGGCCAAAGTGCGCTTTGCCCGCCGCCTGACCCTGCGCCGCCGGTTGTTGGAACATCCGTTTCCGTCCCGCGTGAAACTGCCCGGACCGACACATCCCAAGGTCAAACGCTGGGGCGCGGCGGCGATGAACTTCATGCTCGGCCCCGCCGAAGTGCTGGACGCGCGACGCGAAGGACGCCCCTGCCGGATGTCCAACGACTTTGCCCTGCATCTGACGGAGGTGACGCTGGCGATCCAGAACGCCCGCGAAGGCGCGGCGGTCGACATGACCACCCGATGCGCCCCGATGGAGCCGATGCCATGGGCGCGCTGA
- a CDS encoding WecB/TagA/CpsF family glycosyltransferase: MEFRIEDLPIRVNVPTWAVLEARVRERFAQRRGFALATINLDHLVKLRASPAFRMSYAAQDFVVADGNPIVWMSKLAGRPVSLIPGSEAILPLARIAAQQGVQVALFGATDAVLKAAKDYLEREVRDLSVVCCIAPRMGFDPKGELAEAYLAEIAESGARLCFVALGAPKQETFAAFGRTRAPEVGFASIGAGLDFFAGTQNRAPALVRKLSMEWLWRAASNPKRLGPRYLKCLAILPVEAAKALMMRIRARKG, from the coding sequence ATGGAATTCCGGATCGAGGATCTTCCCATCCGCGTCAACGTGCCGACGTGGGCCGTGCTCGAAGCGCGCGTAAGGGAGAGATTCGCACAAAGACGCGGGTTCGCGCTCGCGACCATCAACCTGGATCACCTGGTGAAGCTGCGCGCTTCGCCGGCGTTCCGCATGTCCTACGCCGCGCAGGATTTCGTCGTGGCTGACGGCAATCCGATCGTCTGGATGTCGAAACTCGCCGGACGGCCGGTCTCGCTGATCCCGGGGTCCGAGGCGATCCTGCCGCTGGCACGCATCGCCGCGCAGCAGGGCGTGCAGGTGGCGCTCTTCGGCGCGACGGACGCCGTGCTGAAGGCCGCGAAGGACTATCTCGAACGCGAGGTGCGGGACCTGAGCGTGGTCTGCTGCATCGCGCCGCGCATGGGTTTCGATCCCAAAGGCGAACTGGCCGAAGCCTACCTGGCCGAAATCGCGGAGTCCGGGGCGCGGCTGTGCTTCGTGGCGCTGGGCGCGCCCAAGCAGGAAACCTTCGCCGCCTTCGGACGCACACGCGCGCCGGAAGTGGGCTTCGCCTCCATCGGCGCGGGGCTCGATTTCTTCGCCGGCACCCAGAACCGTGCCCCGGCACTCGTGCGCAAGCTCTCGATGGAATGGCTCTGGCGGGCCGCGTCCAACCCGAAACGCCTCGGCCCGCGCTACCTGAAGTGCCTTGCGATCCTGCCGGTCGAGGCGGCAAAGGCGTTGATGATGCGCATCCGCGCCCGCAAAGGCTGA
- a CDS encoding serine O-acetyltransferase, with translation MQQDTRISADVPDWSRERIDAFWEPGKKLIRAVRRYQYWRGRGAFGRMVSKYWVANHWFWSLVTQCELHLETEIGGGLRLTHPTGIIVHPRSRIGVNCMIFHQVTLAGPVVLGGHVDVGAGAKLLGPLSVGDHAVIGANAVVTRDVPAGATVAGIPARVISSGAPDS, from the coding sequence ATGCAACAGGACACACGGATTTCTGCCGACGTGCCCGACTGGTCGCGCGAGCGCATCGACGCATTCTGGGAACCGGGCAAGAAGCTGATCCGCGCCGTACGCCGCTACCAGTACTGGCGCGGACGCGGTGCCTTCGGGCGCATGGTTTCGAAGTACTGGGTCGCGAATCACTGGTTCTGGTCGCTGGTGACGCAATGCGAGCTGCACCTGGAGACCGAGATCGGCGGCGGCCTGCGCCTGACACATCCCACCGGCATCATCGTGCACCCCCGGTCGCGAATCGGTGTGAACTGCATGATCTTTCACCAGGTGACGCTGGCCGGACCGGTGGTGCTGGGCGGCCACGTGGACGTGGGCGCGGGTGCCAAGCTGCTGGGACCGCTGAGCGTGGGAGACCACGCGGTGATCGGTGCCAACGCCGTGGTGACCCGCGACGTGCCCGCGGGTGCGACGGTCGCCGGCATTCCGGCTCGGGTGATTTCGTCCGGAGCGCCGGACAGCTAG
- a CDS encoding exopolysaccharide biosynthesis protein, which translates to MNMMDSRKFRRKRKPLTTETPSPQEDASKDMAPVPPLETREERLARRAREEGEGQTRPDPDAARQARAREAARIAAAAARQKAEAESKAQADAQRRAEEQAHDEAEAEAQRQAEEQARAKAEAEAQRQAEEQAHAEAEAEAQRRAEEQARAEAEAEAQRQAEEQARAKAEAEAQRQAEEQARAKAEAEAQRQAEEQARAKAEAEAQRQAEEQARAEAEAEAQRQAEEQARTDAETEGRRRKLAEARQAAKLRRAEEARRAAEADADDADDEDEDGTAEQADTPVARPAPAMPTLALTPEQRSPAADQTPLPQSTRLQTDTAWRDLPVARFELSQLNRHRVVTADRLDPAHATFDVLRTRLMHTLSERGWKRVAVTSPGKGCGKTFTVANLAISLSRQENTRTLVMDFDMRRPSLHRVLGVDSPGPIGDVLRGKLAPEDHLIRLGENDFNAGHNIAFGLNTVTEAYASELLQDPRTRVTLDRIEEELRPDVVLFDLPPALSYDDVIAFQPLFDGVLLVVGGGLTTEREVKEVERRLGTETPLLGMILNKAEGVDVERYAY; encoded by the coding sequence ATGAACATGATGGACAGCCGCAAGTTTCGCCGCAAGCGCAAGCCCCTGACGACCGAAACGCCCTCCCCGCAGGAGGACGCCTCGAAGGACATGGCCCCCGTTCCCCCGCTTGAAACGCGGGAAGAACGGCTGGCCCGCCGCGCCCGCGAAGAAGGCGAGGGGCAGACCCGCCCCGACCCGGACGCCGCCCGCCAGGCCCGCGCCCGCGAAGCCGCCCGCATCGCCGCCGCCGCAGCCCGCCAAAAGGCTGAGGCAGAGTCCAAAGCGCAGGCAGACGCCCAACGTCGGGCCGAGGAACAGGCCCACGACGAAGCGGAGGCGGAAGCCCAGCGTCAGGCTGAGGAACAAGCCCGCGCCAAGGCAGAAGCGGAAGCCCAACGTCAGGCAGAGGAACAGGCCCACGCCGAGGCCGAAGCGGAAGCCCAGCGTCGAGCCGAAGAACAAGCCCGCGCCGAAGCGGAAGCGGAAGCCCAGCGTCAGGCTGAGGAACAAGCCCGCGCCAAGGCGGAAGCAGAAGCCCAGCGTCAGGCTGAGGAACAAGCCCGCGCCAAGGCGGAAGCAGAAGCCCAGCGTCAGGCAGAGGAACAGGCCCGCGCCAAGGCGGAAGCGGAAGCCCAGCGTCAGGCAGAGGAACAAGCCCGCGCCGAAGCGGAGGCGGAAGCCCAGCGTCAGGCCGAGGAACAAGCCCGCACCGACGCGGAGACGGAGGGTCGGCGGCGGAAGCTCGCGGAGGCGCGGCAGGCGGCAAAGCTGCGCCGCGCGGAAGAGGCCCGGCGCGCCGCCGAGGCCGACGCCGATGACGCCGACGATGAGGACGAAGACGGCACCGCCGAACAGGCCGACACGCCGGTCGCTCGGCCCGCACCTGCCATGCCGACGCTCGCACTCACACCAGAGCAGCGCAGCCCGGCGGCTGACCAGACACCCCTGCCGCAGTCCACGCGGCTGCAGACAGACACCGCGTGGCGCGACCTTCCCGTGGCGCGTTTCGAACTCAGCCAGCTCAACCGCCACCGCGTCGTCACCGCGGACCGGCTCGACCCCGCGCACGCCACGTTCGACGTGCTGCGCACGCGGCTGATGCACACATTGTCCGAACGCGGGTGGAAGCGGGTCGCCGTCACCTCGCCGGGCAAGGGCTGCGGCAAGACGTTCACGGTCGCCAACCTCGCCATCTCTCTGTCACGGCAGGAAAACACGCGCACGCTGGTGATGGACTTCGACATGCGGCGCCCCAGCCTGCACCGCGTTCTGGGCGTCGACAGCCCCGGCCCCATCGGCGACGTGCTGCGCGGCAAGCTGGCACCCGAGGACCACCTGATCCGATTGGGCGAAAACGACTTCAACGCCGGGCACAACATCGCCTTCGGCCTGAACACCGTGACAGAAGCCTACGCCTCCGAACTGCTCCAGGACCCGCGCACGCGCGTCACGCTGGACCGGATCGAGGAGGAACTGCGGCCCGACGTGGTCCTCTTCGATCTGCCGCCCGCGCTGTCCTATGACGACGTCATCGCCTTCCAGCCGCTGTTCGACGGCGTGTTGCTGGTGGTCGGCGGCGGCCTGACGACAGAGCGCGAGGTCAAGGAAGTGGAACGCAGGCTCGGCACCGAAACGCCGCTTCTGGGCATGATCCTGAACAAGGCCGAAGGCGTCGACGTGGAGCGCTACGCTTACTGA
- a CDS encoding glycosyltransferase family 4 protein gives MTLPKLAYLTGEYPRASDTFIQREVAGLRALGHEVLTCSIRATGAEHLVGPEQREEHKRTFKVLAACKGPRLVTAHLRWMVRPKRWLRALGLAWRTAPKGVKGRLYNLIYFAEAGVLADHMARNGVTHLHNHIAKASCTVAMLASELSGIPYSFTIHGPDIFFEPHHWRIDEKAARARFVACISDFARSQLMCFADQMHWDRFHVIHCGVDPQRYTAAPHDGQDLLFTGRLAAVKGVPVLLHALAKLKPDHPNLRLTLIGDGPERVGIDALARQLDMHTSVTFLGYRSQAEVAEALAETDIFTLPSFAEGVPVVLMEALASGVPVVTTQIAGVPELVEHGETGLLVPPGDADALAAAIATLLDDPDRRRAMGAKGAAKVAAEFDLAQEAARLSALFTAYTEGEQPPKRPEPRT, from the coding sequence ATGACCCTGCCAAAGCTCGCCTACCTGACCGGCGAATATCCCCGCGCCTCCGACACCTTCATCCAGCGCGAGGTGGCCGGCCTGCGCGCGCTGGGCCACGAGGTCCTGACCTGCTCGATCCGCGCCACCGGCGCCGAACACCTCGTCGGGCCGGAACAACGCGAAGAGCACAAGCGCACGTTCAAGGTGCTGGCCGCCTGCAAGGGGCCGCGCCTCGTGACCGCGCACCTGCGCTGGATGGTCCGCCCGAAGCGCTGGCTGCGGGCACTCGGGCTGGCGTGGCGGACCGCGCCGAAAGGCGTGAAGGGGCGACTCTACAACCTGATCTACTTTGCCGAGGCGGGCGTGCTGGCCGACCACATGGCCCGCAACGGCGTCACGCATCTGCACAACCACATCGCCAAGGCGTCCTGCACGGTGGCCATGCTGGCCTCCGAACTGTCCGGCATCCCCTACAGCTTCACCATCCACGGGCCGGACATCTTTTTCGAACCGCACCACTGGCGCATCGACGAAAAGGCCGCGCGCGCTCGCTTCGTCGCCTGCATCAGCGACTTCGCCCGCTCGCAGCTCATGTGCTTTGCCGATCAGATGCACTGGGACCGTTTCCACGTCATCCATTGCGGCGTCGATCCCCAGCGCTACACCGCCGCGCCGCACGACGGGCAAGACCTGCTCTTCACCGGTCGCCTGGCGGCGGTGAAGGGTGTGCCGGTGCTGCTGCACGCGCTGGCAAAGCTGAAACCGGATCACCCGAACCTGCGCCTGACCCTGATCGGCGACGGGCCTGAACGGGTGGGCATCGACGCGCTGGCCCGGCAACTCGACATGCACACCAGCGTCACCTTCCTCGGCTACCGCAGCCAGGCGGAGGTGGCAGAAGCACTGGCAGAAACCGACATCTTCACCCTGCCCAGCTTTGCCGAAGGCGTGCCCGTCGTCCTGATGGAAGCGCTGGCCTCCGGCGTGCCCGTCGTCACCACCCAGATCGCGGGCGTGCCGGAACTGGTAGAGCACGGCGAAACCGGCCTTCTGGTGCCACCCGGCGATGCCGATGCGCTTGCTGCGGCCATCGCCACGCTGCTGGACGACCCCGACCGCCGCCGCGCCATGGGCGCCAAAGGCGCCGCGAAGGTCGCCGCCGAGTTCGACCTCGCGCAGGAGGCCGCGCGCCTCTCCGCCCTCTTCACCGCCTATACCGAAGGCGAGCAGCCGCCAAAACGCCCGGAGCCGCGCACATGA
- a CDS encoding NAD-dependent epimerase/dehydratase family protein, whose translation MSKTIPIGLIGAGYIADWHADALKATPGVRIAAVCDPRESAAQALAQQHGAQVFTTVQKMIEARVCEAVHILTPPNLHEPIATECLSAGLHVLVEKPVAESSDATRRIAEAAQAAGRFFAPGHNFLGLPSYLKLKETMQAGDYGRIHTAEITWALPLAPLRSGPYNLWLLRKPENLLLELGPHLFAFAHDLFGPVTVTHAEAGHPVMLPGDDPRPQSFRILARAGHVNVLFQIAMVESVDDRSVTLRGSSARARLDFASDVLTVERENAADLVMNPLRRQLDLSGQHLKNGLRNAWTQGKSLNTKNPYAQSFRGMDAAIYGAMAQGRQHPSFSADSAVAVMQTIDDAIALLPEEVTQVAAPAVSTRKPQPTAMVIGGTGFIGRALTRRLVDNGYDVRVLSRGKSGPFPDLPNSVETVGVSLYDLDALTEAMQGIEVVFNLARSLEGTWADALIHDVGVATRIGMACEKAGVKRLVYTGTIASYDMSDPTRTITEVTPFPADMTDRNMYARSKAECERQLLKLHKERGLPLVIARPGIVVGPGGPLQHWGIARWHGAGAARIWGPGTNTLPFVLNDDIADGLIAMIDAPVVGESFNLTGEPMLTARDYFDAINERLGARIRVSSGNLTAFYASDAVKYLLKKHALRRKGVVRPSLADWKSRAHFSPFDNAKPKTRLGWQPEADRARFIDRAIGEAGLFGF comes from the coding sequence ATGTCAAAAACCATTCCCATCGGCCTGATCGGCGCCGGATACATCGCAGACTGGCACGCGGACGCTCTGAAGGCGACGCCGGGGGTGCGAATCGCCGCCGTCTGCGACCCTCGCGAATCGGCGGCGCAGGCGCTCGCGCAACAACATGGCGCGCAGGTATTCACAACTGTGCAGAAAATGATCGAGGCGCGCGTTTGTGAGGCAGTTCATATCCTCACTCCACCCAACCTGCACGAGCCCATTGCGACAGAATGTCTCTCTGCGGGGCTCCATGTGCTTGTGGAAAAACCTGTTGCCGAATCAAGCGACGCGACCCGCCGAATCGCCGAAGCCGCACAGGCGGCGGGCCGATTCTTCGCACCCGGACACAACTTCCTCGGGCTCCCGTCATACCTGAAGCTGAAAGAAACGATGCAGGCAGGGGATTACGGGCGAATCCACACGGCCGAGATCACCTGGGCCCTGCCGCTCGCCCCGCTGCGCTCCGGCCCTTACAACCTGTGGCTGTTGAGGAAACCGGAAAACCTGCTGCTCGAACTGGGGCCGCACCTCTTTGCCTTCGCCCATGACCTCTTTGGCCCGGTGACCGTTACCCACGCCGAAGCCGGCCATCCCGTCATGCTCCCCGGCGACGATCCGCGCCCGCAATCCTTCCGCATTCTCGCCCGCGCGGGACACGTCAATGTGCTGTTCCAGATCGCCATGGTCGAGAGTGTGGATGACCGCTCCGTCACGCTGCGCGGTTCCTCCGCCCGGGCGCGGCTCGACTTCGCGTCCGACGTGCTGACCGTCGAACGGGAAAACGCCGCCGACCTCGTGATGAACCCGCTCCGCCGTCAGCTCGACCTCTCCGGCCAGCACCTGAAGAACGGCCTCCGCAACGCCTGGACGCAGGGCAAGTCGCTCAACACGAAGAACCCCTACGCGCAAAGCTTCCGGGGCATGGACGCCGCGATCTACGGCGCCATGGCGCAGGGCAGGCAGCACCCGTCCTTCTCCGCCGACAGCGCCGTCGCCGTGATGCAGACGATCGACGATGCCATCGCTTTGCTCCCCGAGGAAGTGACGCAGGTCGCCGCACCGGCCGTCTCCACGCGCAAGCCGCAGCCCACCGCGATGGTCATCGGCGGCACCGGTTTCATCGGCCGCGCCCTGACGCGCCGCCTTGTCGACAACGGCTACGATGTGCGCGTCCTGTCGCGCGGCAAGAGCGGCCCCTTCCCCGACCTGCCCAACAGCGTCGAAACGGTGGGCGTCAGCCTCTACGACCTCGACGCGCTGACCGAGGCGATGCAGGGCATCGAGGTGGTCTTCAACCTCGCCCGGTCGCTCGAAGGGACATGGGCCGACGCTCTGATCCACGATGTCGGCGTCGCCACCCGCATCGGCATGGCCTGCGAAAAGGCGGGGGTGAAGCGGCTGGTCTACACCGGCACCATTGCCTCGTACGACATGTCCGATCCGACACGGACCATCACCGAGGTCACGCCCTTCCCCGCCGATATGACCGACCGCAACATGTACGCCCGGTCGAAGGCCGAATGCGAACGCCAGCTTCTGAAGCTCCACAAGGAGCGTGGCCTGCCGCTGGTCATCGCCCGTCCCGGCATCGTCGTGGGTCCCGGCGGCCCGCTTCAGCACTGGGGCATCGCGCGCTGGCACGGTGCGGGCGCGGCGCGCATCTGGGGGCCGGGCACCAACACCCTGCCCTTCGTGCTGAACGACGACATCGCCGACGGTCTGATCGCCATGATCGACGCGCCTGTGGTGGGCGAAAGCTTCAACCTGACGGGCGAACCGATGCTGACCGCGCGCGACTACTTCGACGCGATCAACGAGCGGCTGGGTGCGCGCATCCGCGTGTCCTCGGGCAACCTCACCGCGTTCTACGCCTCCGACGCGGTGAAATACCTGCTGAAGAAACACGCGCTGCGCCGCAAGGGCGTGGTCCGGCCGTCGCTTGCCGACTGGAAGAGCCGCGCGCATTTCTCGCCCTTCGACAACGCGAAGCCGAAGACGCGGCTGGGGTGGCAACCGGAAGCGGACCGTGCACGCTTTATCGACCGCGCCATAGGCGAGGCGGGGCTATTCGGCTTCTGA